The DNA segment AGCGTGGCATTTACCTCTCCTCTTTATACGTCAAGATTGCGTACATCTAATGCATATTGCTCAATAAACTCGCGGCGGGGTTCTACTTGATCACCCATTAAAATTGTAAATATCTCATCGGCGGCAATCGCATCATCGAGATGCACCTGTAATAAAGTGCGATTTTCGGGATTCATCGTGGTTTCCCATAACTGATCGGGATTCATCTCACCTAAACCTTTATAGCGTTGAATAATAACGCCATGCTTAGCTTCGGTTAATAAACGCATTACTGCATCTTCAATACGTGGTACTTCAATAGACTCATTAGGATAAGATAGCGTGTAAGGAGGTGACCCTAATGAATCAAATGCGTTAGCTAATTTTGATAGCTCAATAAAATCGGCGCTTTCAAAAAATATAGTATCAAAAATAGATTCGCGTTCAGTACCATTATCGCGCGTTGTTATTCGCCAGCGTTGTCGACCATGTTCACGTTCTTCTTCAATGTTAATTTTAAGCGGCAAGGCATCAGGATAAAATGTATTAAGATATGATTCAATACGCTCAATATCGGACTGAAGATCTGTCAATTGCAAAGAATCTAAGCCGAGTTTTGTCTCTTTAAGCATTGCATCTACAACACGAGAGTCGTGCCTTTTATCAACTTTCTGCATTAACTCTTGATAATACAAAACATTTTGACACAAAGTTTTGAGTTTTTCACCAACAATTAATTCACAAAGTTCATCAGAAGGTAATAAAGAAACAGAGGAGGTACCAATATCTAATAGATAACTATCAAGAGCGCATTGATCTTTTAAATATACTTCTTTTTTACCTTTTGAAATTTTAAATAGCGGTGGCTGTGCGATATAAATATGGCCGCGTTTTATCAGCTCAGGCATATGACGAAAAAGAAAAGTCAGCAATAAAGTGCGAATATGGCTGCCGTCAACATCAGCGTCAGTCATTAAAATAATTTTGTGATATCTTAACTTAGCAACATCGAATTCTTCAGGGCCAATACTGGTACCGAGTGCAGTAATTAATGTTAAAATCGCCTCTGATGAAAGCATACGATCAAAACGCGCTTTCTCAACATTAAGTATTTTGCCGCGTAAAGGTAAAACCGCTTGATTTTTACGTGAACGTCCTTGTTTTGCTGAACCACCTGCAGAATCACCCTCAACAATGTAAAGTTCACACTGACTTGGGTCACGTTCCTGACAGTCAGCAAGTTTGCCTGGAAGATTTGCTGAATCTAGTGCCCCTTTGCGACGTGTAAGTTCACGAGCTTTACGAGCAGCTTCACGAGCACGGGCAGCTTCTGCAACTTTGCCAACAATATTTTTTGCGTGGCTGGGATTTTCTTCTAAGAAAATTTCAATAGATGTGCCAACTATTTGTTCGACAACACCTTTTACTTCACTTGAAACTAATTTATCTTTAGTTTGAGAGCTAAACTTGGGATCGTGCATTTTAACTGATAGCACTGCAACCAAGCCTTCACGCATATCATCGCCACCAAGAGTTAAACCTTTGGCTGCACCTTTAAGTAAATCATTGCGACTTGCATAGTTATTTACACAACGAGTAAGGGCTGCTCTAAAGCCTGCTAAATGAGTGCCACCATCTCGATTTGGTATTGTATTAGTATAAGCGTATACACTCTCGGTATAGGTATCGTTCCATTGTAGTGATAACTCAACATCAATATTATCTAGTGTATTTTTAATATAAATAGGTTCTGGATGGAGAACTGTTTTGTTTTTATTGAGATGTTTTACAAAAGAGACAATACCACCATCATAATTAAATAGTTGCGTTTTATCGCTACGCTCGTCAGTAAAATGAATTTTAATTCCTTGATTAAGAAAGGCCAATTCACGTAAACGATTAGCTAAAATATCATGTGAAAAATCTAATGATTTAAATATTTGCGTATCTGGTTTAAAAGTTACACTAGTACCAGTTCTATCAGTAGTACCAATTATTATAAGTGGTCGTTGTGGTTCACCACGTATGTATTCTTGACGATGCACTGAGCCATTGCGTAAAATTTCAAGAGTTAGTTTTTCAGATAGTGCGTTTACTACAGAAACACCAACACCATGTAAGCCGCCAGATACTTTATAATTAGAATCATCAAATTTGCCGCCAGCATGCAGCACCGTCATAACTACTTCAGCGGCAGATCTTCCTTCGCTTTCATGAATATCTGTCGGGATGCCACGACCATTGTCGGAAACGGTTACCGAGTTATCAATATGAATGCAAACGATTACATCGGTGCAGTAACCTGCTAAGTGTTCATCTATGGCATT comes from the Deltaproteobacteria bacterium genome and includes:
- the gyrB gene encoding DNA topoisomerase (ATP-hydrolyzing) subunit B, whose product is MEGLILCPALTNVTKTEYNAENITVLKGLEAVRKRPGMYVGDTDDGSGLHHLVFEVVDNAIDEHLAGYCTDVIVCIHIDNSVTVSDNGRGIPTDIHESEGRSAAEVVMTVLHAGGKFDDSNYKVSGGLHGVGVSVVNALSEKLTLEILRNGSVHRQEYIRGEPQRPLIIIGTTDRTGTSVTFKPDTQIFKSLDFSHDILANRLRELAFLNQGIKIHFTDERSDKTQLFNYDGGIVSFVKHLNKNKTVLHPEPIYIKNTLDNIDVELSLQWNDTYTESVYAYTNTIPNRDGGTHLAGFRAALTRCVNNYASRNDLLKGAAKGLTLGGDDMREGLVAVLSVKMHDPKFSSQTKDKLVSSEVKGVVEQIVGTSIEIFLEENPSHAKNIVGKVAEAARAREAARKARELTRRKGALDSANLPGKLADCQERDPSQCELYIVEGDSAGGSAKQGRSRKNQAVLPLRGKILNVEKARFDRMLSSEAILTLITALGTSIGPEEFDVAKLRYHKIILMTDADVDGSHIRTLLLTFLFRHMPELIKRGHIYIAQPPLFKISKGKKEVYLKDQCALDSYLLDIGTSSVSLLPSDELCELIVGEKLKTLCQNVLYYQELMQKVDKRHDSRVVDAMLKETKLGLDSLQLTDLQSDIERIESYLNTFYPDALPLKINIEEEREHGRQRWRITTRDNGTERESIFDTIFFESADFIELSKLANAFDSLGSPPYTLSYPNESIEVPRIEDAVMRLLTEAKHGVIIQRYKGLGEMNPDQLWETTMNPENRTLLQVHLDDAIAADEIFTILMGDQVEPRREFIEQYALDVRNLDV